From the genome of Malus sylvestris chromosome 13, drMalSylv7.2, whole genome shotgun sequence:
CTTTGCAAGATACATCTACTTTCATGCAACGTAAGGGGCATGTATATATGCAACAGAActtacaaggaaaaaaaaacacataagaATAAAATATGCAGCATATTCTATCAATGCATAAGAATCAAAACTGCAACATATTTTAGCAACTGACGAGATGGCAATACGAGGCACAAACAGCAGGACCTGTCTAGATTACTGAAGGAAGAggaaggaattttaaaatgtataGAAACAAGTACATTGTAATTTCAGGATAAAAGAAAAGGACCATTATAATTCCATTGAGAAATCCTTTATATGTGTGTGCATTAACAAGCCTTCAGAATATCAAGCATCTATGTTTACCACATAAGAACGCACTCAAAGTGCAGCATCTACAGATTTTACACAACATTTTGAGGTCCTTAAAACTTCTAAGTAAGAGTATACAAGGACTCTTTAATATCGTTTCAATAAGAAAGCAGGAGGCATGGAGAAAATTGCTTAATATTGCAGAAAAAGTGCAGTTATGAAGAGTATAGAAATCACAGACCCTGAAGCTCCTGCATAATACAGTCTAGCCTGTTCCTCTCGACTTCCTTCGTCAATCGACCACCAGCCCAATAACCTGCCAACAGGACAGATCATAACCAACAAGCCAACAGGATGAAATGAATCATAACCAACAATAATGGCTAGacaataattttaatttgtttacaGCTCGTTGGAGTAGAGATCTCCAGAGAACATTTAAATTTTCCATTTCCAAAAATTAAGCCTAACCTTGAACCATGGCGATAGAACCCAAAATACTCGCGAACTTTTGATGCTATGTCCAAGTATCTTACAGAAAAAACTCCATCATGTACTAAAAGAACAATTTTCTCTGTTAATCTATATGTGGAAAACAAAAGACCGGTTCCTTGCACTAAAAGAAGAGGAGCAAAAAGAACTGGAACTGGGATATGCCTAGCAGCCGATGGCCTCCCCTGAAATGACAAATATACTTGAGATGATGACATGTTGAGAACATTCCAAACTATCAACAAATAGGTTCTTTTAAACACCGAATATACCTCTAAGCGCATAAAGAGTAGGATCTGGAAAATGATTAGAGGAATTTTCATAATATGCCCACCGATATCCTGAAGGCTGCATACTACAGTCTCGTCTTGATCGTCATCTGAAGAAACAACTAAGCCGCTATTCCAGTCAAGGTATCTTACATTCATGGAAGATGAacaaggttcttgaatgtgcgCGTGTCTGTGAATAGCTGGATTATACCACTTCGTGCAGACAAGAAAGGCAAAACCCTGTGCAATTCTGTAAAAGTATATATAGAGGTTACTTCAGTAGGTGAAGACAAAGAATACTAACTATAAATTTCAAACAAGTTACAGTACCCAAAGTTTATGAATAAGTCCCACCAGCCTAGAGCAGAAATATCACCTGTATGTCGAATAAAGTTAATCAGGGTGAACCAATGCATCATGACATGGTAATGTTATTGATAACTGTACGCTAACAAGGAGTATATCACGCAGCAACTACAACTCATTACTAAACTTACCATTTATCTTTAAAAGAGTGAATACTGTGGCAGCAAGAAAGAAGACCATGGATATAGAAATCCAGAAGTGCTGGAAGCCAAAGATTGGTAAATTTAGTATAGAAAGTGTAAACGAATTTCcaaaaatacaaatacacaGACAAGGAATATATCACGCAACAATTACCATCTTTATATTCACTGCCTGTGCAAGGGAATACTGCCTTAATTTACTTGTACAATCCAATATACATACCATTTTAGAAAGAAAGGGTCTTCACTAccattattttttcttctttcccagTAACACATTTAATTATCACTTTTCAGCACGCCACATAAAAGTTACTCGTACTAATATTGCAAATGTGCCAGAACAAATGGACGACCGTATATTTCAAGTCATACTCGCCACTTGCATTCATTTAAGACAATTCACAATTATTAATAAGAATAAGAAATGCACTCTTCCAACTCAATCGTCATTTGAAAAAATAGTGGAAAACTTACAGGAAGCGTTTCCCATATCACATCATCATTCGCATGTTCATCGTCTCCAGGCATTAGAGCCTTACACATCCTACACAATAGAAACATTAATTACTTTAACTGTATTACAATTTACTTAACCAAAACATCACATAATACAATGCAAGCTACACCGTCTTACAGAACCAATTAACAAGATTTTTCATCTCAGGTCGATGTTCAAATTTGGAAATATGATTGGAAGAAATACAGATACCTGACATTATCAAATAGAATTGCTAGTTCAAATGCCAACAAGGGTGCAAAGACAATCTTCAAGCTTACAACTGCACACATTAAAATTCACCAAGAAGTAATCATAAGTGACAGTTTGATAATTCCTTTATTGACCAACTGAAAAGTAAACACGTTATAGATAAAGAACATGATTTCAGTGATCCTTGTCATTAAGTATGTCGCTGTATACCATATCTGCTCTGAAGGTATATACAAAGCATTAGTTCAAATGAGACAAGCAACGGTGTCGCCATGACAGCATGAAAAGGTGCCCACTGCCCATAAGAAAGAGAGATTTACTTTTTTGTTGCTCGacttaaaacataaataaataaattggatCATCTATGAGAAAAATGACCATACACAGTGGGgacaaatgcaaaaaaaaaaaaaaaagaaaaaaaaaaaggacatacTATCTCATACATTGCGATCATTAGGCAGCTTTGGAGCAGGTAATGAAAATCTGCCTCTTGCAACAACTACATGGAAAAGCCACAGAGGGGAAAATATGATCCTGCAGTATTATGAAAACAGAACAATAAACATTAATCAATACCGAAAAAGCCAGCTGAGCTTTGGGAGTTTTAAAGATAGTTATGCTTCATCAAGATATTCAGAACCCTCGAGACAACTACAAGTGACAGAAACTAAACCATATGCAGTTTTCTTACATGCGATGGCCTCAAAAGGTTCTTTCTACAATCTTCACTAATCAGCCACATCTACAATGCAAACGCAGCCGCCAGTACAACCATGGCAACAATGAATGGCATACACCTTGTCAATTTCCTAACTGAATTCGTACGTTTTCAACTCTGTTTTTATAGATTTGATAGTGCATGGGTCTGATTGAATTATCTTACAAAATGGATCATTGAGCTAATGAAATTGCGGATGCCGAAATATTATAGTCCACATaagaatttgaaacaaaaagcATAACAAAACCTAACTAAAAACATCAAATAAAATCCAACGATCTCGATCAACAACCTTCCACTATCATCCAAAATGCATGCCCAATAGAATCACCTACGAGCTCAAGAATGtaactttttaaattaataagcAGAACCCAAAAGTTTTTTACTCGAATATTGAGGGGGATTCTCAGCAATTCACTCTCTAAATAAAGAAATTTGAACCCACAAAGGTGAAAACTTCACAAACTCACAAATGGGTACCTTAGTTTCACAGTACAATGCAGTAAAAGACGATAAATTAAAGTCTCTTAATACTCTCTGGTAATAAAAACTTCAAACGCATATTAAAGATTCCGTTTTTCCCCTTTTATTTTCTCTCAGTTTCTCGGCAGCCAAACAACAGACAAGAAAAATGCAGAGGGAAGAAAAAATAACGAACCACCAAGAGTAGCGGACAGAACGGCGGAGCTTGAGAACGAGGAGAATCGTGAACGTGAAAAGGGAGGCGTGGGCGACAAGTGTTTGCAAAGACTTGGCCACCGATCTCCACGTCATCACTCTCCTCTGAACCAACATTTTCCAGAAACTACTGCAAAGAAATTAAGGTTCGCTGTCTCCGTATCTCTGTCTGCAGAGAACGGATTTTAGAGGGGGAGTGTACGGAAACGGAGCGAAGAAGAAGGGTGTCGGAGGTTTAAAACTGATGAGTGAAAAGACAGGAAAGGAGATTTCTTCGAGGTTTTGCTTGTAGAAGCGTTTTTGCTTTCCTTTTCACGAAAAGtaatgaaaatagtttaaaattttgagttcTAAGGataagagaaaaataaagggtaaaaggaaaactaatgaaaattgtttgaaaattttgatttttaacgataaggacaaaataaagagtaaagtgaatagtaccatgattgattttttaatgttaaaatgtggtttttcgttaaagtgaacagtaccatgagcttttcgttaaagttccctaaaataaaagcattaagattgactttttaatgtaaaaaaatgattttttgttaaagtaaatagtaccgaaaacatttcgttaaagttctgtttgttttttatttttcattcttcaatttcacCTTCACGCAAAGTGTTGTTTgcaggagaaatttttagatgAATAACttgtttgaaaatgtttttaaaacgattaaaaatgtttttgaaatcaattattaataaatattgtaagtgtttttgaaatctattttttctaaaaacgtTTTCAAGTATTTTTAAAGCATTTTTAAACTAGTCTGACATTGCTATTGAATAGCACTTGAAGTGTATTTCCTAAAAAGTACATTGTGAAATGCGTTTtacaactcaaaaacataatcatcataaaaaaatttagttattTTTACAGCATTATCAAACGAGCTTACAAGCAcaatttaaaaacaaagaatcaaatgatcaattgtcaaaagaaaaaaaaaatcaattggtcagtgaattaaacaaataataaaaaaagatcTTAGATTAAATTAAGAAGATACTTTACAATCCCTTTGGCTGTTTGTTTTGACTGATTAATAATCCACCCCCTGAAATGGACAAATTGTATTGAATATATTTatggagaaaagaaaataattgatGAGCCCTACTTAACAAACGTCATCCTTTCACACTTTGTATAATTCAGGGGCAATTTTCTCAGTACATAACAACACCGGCCGGAAAAAGATCATCACGTGAAAAAAATAAGCATGCATAAataccccaatttataaattacaataaatttaaaataattatttaccATCATTACAAAATATGAACAGCTCTGATTATAAATCAAAGTTTTACAAATCAGCAATAAACATTTTAGTAGGAACTCTTACTCATCTTTTAAATAGTCAAAtattatctttttttctttgaactttTTTATTATCAATCATCCGAGGAAGGGCGGCTACCTCTATCCTAAACCAAGACATACCGTAAAATCTTTTTAAAAACTTACAAAGAGGGTCTTAACCTCTTTTTTTATTGATATAAAATTATATTCAATATATACATGCTGCTAAAACATTTcctcttagagcaactccagcgttACAAAGTCCCCCTAGGGCAAGTCGCTATTGAATAGcctccaatgaacagtaactgttTTTTGCATCTCTACCACTACATTGAATAGccatggcaataggcaataaaatattagtattttttattttataaaataatacaaaataattttatttgtaatttcgaataagatttttaattgtttaCGTTGAGAAGACATTTTTTgtgatagatttcgataagatatTTATCCAATGCCGTCGTGCCACGTGTATTTATGGAAAagtaaaatctttttttttattttaatttttttttggattttttattaatttttaacattttttattaacttaattaatttctgccgttggatttaaaacaaaaatgaaatccAACCCtctagattgtgccacgtggcacaacgataaaatttcatatatttttattgttatttcttttcttttttttaatttataaaagcaaataacgtggaccgttgatctcaaatccaactgctgaaattaatgaaagtttgaatttttttttgtcgttggaaatccaacggtccacaaaAATTAACCGTTGAAATCCAACGGACGCGAAGTTGCCTCGTGGCCTTCAACGATAACATTACGCAGGCTTGCGTTGCGAGCCCCACCGCCTGAAAACATGTCGTGGATGCTCCCCCACGCTAGCGTGTTATGCACGCACCtgactaaaaaaatattaaaacgtGTCTAACGTTGCATC
Proteins encoded in this window:
- the LOC126594843 gene encoding uncharacterized protein LOC126594843 isoform X4; the protein is MLVQRRVMTWRSVAKSLQTLVAHASLFTFTILLVLKLRRSVRYSWWIIFSPLWLFHVVVARGRFSLPAPKLPNDRNWAPFHAVMATPLLVSFELMLCIYLQSRYVVSLKIVFAPLLAFELAILFDNVRMCKALMPGDDEHANDDVIWETLPHFWISISMVFFLAATVFTLLKINGDISALGWWDLFINFGIAQGFAFLVCTKWYNPAIHRHAHIQEPCSSSMNVRYLDWNSGLVVSSDDDQDETVVCSLQDIGGHIMKIPLIIFQILLFMRLEGRPSAARHIPVPVLFAPLLLVQGTGLLFSTYRLTEKIVLLVHDGVFSVRYLDIASKVREYFGFYRHGSRLLGWWSIDEGSREEQARLYYAGASGNLDRSCCLCLVLPSRQLLKYVAVLILMH
- the LOC126594843 gene encoding uncharacterized protein LOC126594843 isoform X2 codes for the protein MLVQRRVMTWRSVAKSLQTLVAHASLFTFTILLVLKLRRSVRYSWWIIFSPLWLFHVVVARGRFSLPAPKLPNDRNWAPFHAVMATPLLVSFELMLCIYLQSRYVVSLKIVFAPLLAFELAILFDNVRMCKALMPGDDEHANDDVIWETLPHFWISISMVFFLAATVFTLLKINGDISALGWWDLFINFGIAQGFAFLVCTKWYNPAIHRHAHIQEPCSSSMNVRYLDWNSGLVVSSDDDQDETVVCSLQDIGGHIMKIPLIIFQILLFMRLEGRPSAARHIPVPVLFAPLLLVQGTGLLFSTYRLTEKIVLLVHDGVFSVRYLDIASKVREYFGFYRHGSRLLGWWSIDEGSREEQARLYYAGASGFGNCKLHSVSKRKSRNLASRSTKDFRMKRSYVEYALKNRLI
- the LOC126594843 gene encoding uncharacterized protein LOC126594843 isoform X1, producing MLVQRRVMTWRSVAKSLQTLVAHASLFTFTILLVLKLRRSVRYSWWIIFSPLWLFHVVVARGRFSLPAPKLPNDRNWAPFHAVMATPLLVSFELMLCIYLQSRYVVSLKIVFAPLLAFELAILFDNVRMCKALMPGDDEHANDDVIWETLPHFWISISMVFFLAATVFTLLKINGDISALGWWDLFINFGIAQGFAFLVCTKWYNPAIHRHAHIQEPCSSSMNVRYLDWNSGLVVSSDDDQDETVVCSLQDIGGHIMKIPLIIFQILLFMRLEGRPSAARHIPVPVLFAPLLLVQGTGLLFSTYRLTEKIVLLVHDGVFSVRYLDIASKVREYFGFYRHGSRLLGWWSIDEGSREEQARLYYAGASGYNTFSPDIVKKLPRSDLVEEIWKLQAALSEQTEITKFSQQEYERLQNEKILCRVCFEEQINIVLLPCRHHVLCSTCCEKCKKCPICRVCIEQRVPICHV
- the LOC126594843 gene encoding uncharacterized protein LOC126594843 isoform X3, with the protein product MIAMYEIWAPFHAVMATPLLVSFELMLCIYLQSRYVVSLKIVFAPLLAFELAILFDNVRMCKALMPGDDEHANDDVIWETLPHFWISISMVFFLAATVFTLLKINGDISALGWWDLFINFGIAQGFAFLVCTKWYNPAIHRHAHIQEPCSSSMNVRYLDWNSGLVVSSDDDQDETVVCSLQDIGGHIMKIPLIIFQILLFMRLEGRPSAARHIPVPVLFAPLLLVQGTGLLFSTYRLTEKIVLLVHDGVFSVRYLDIASKVREYFGFYRHGSRLLGWWSIDEGSREEQARLYYAGASGYNTFSPDIVKKLPRSDLVEEIWKLQAALSEQTEITKFSQQEYERLQNEKILCRVCFEEQINIVLLPCRHHVLCSTCCEKCKKCPICRVCIEQRVPICHV